One Bombus pyrosoma isolate SC7728 linkage group LG11, ASM1482585v1, whole genome shotgun sequence DNA segment encodes these proteins:
- the LOC122572711 gene encoding uncharacterized protein LOC122572711, which yields MASTKRRQRGLKSRGMARTCVHTRCRAGFRTDKPICVGAPRGSPDLQPSNQLDIYFNEVRQMSGSCPGEQICRDTRDDSTTDDEEPMNEEGGNRTIESLWKR from the exons ATGGCGTCGACGAAACGGAGACAGAGG GGGCTGAAATCGCGTGGCATGGCACGCACGTGCGTGCACACGCGCTGCCGTGCCGGTTTTCGCACGGACAAGCCGATCTGTGTGGGTGCACCGAGGGGCAGCCCGGACCTGCAGCCATCGAACCAACTGGATATATACTTTAACGAAGTCCGCCAAATGTCCGGATCGTGTCCTGGCGAACAAATTTGTCGAGACACGAGGGATGATTCCACCACCGATGATGAAGAGCCAATGAATGAAGAGGGAGGGAATAG GACGATCGAGTCATTGTGGAAGCGGTAG
- the LOC122572337 gene encoding uncharacterized protein LOC122572337, with the protein MSDKIMNEADTVEKLREMAKIASIYHRNRTKLVRNRNLSHVVHAGLHLFQFIISLVLILFHHIHHYVNRQRRKEDESVPYLPEETNVIFLIYPLCMLASLTFAAIWISTDIFRRNPKIVLIGCFVAASLMFIIGIVEMKHADWYLDLTEINDDELLVHPIFIHNFIMCLISIFCMSIYLIQGWILLDYYQWIRKQSGVSDLQYTDSETGTDAIQGLSRQDEIHKTVYHEAPGKLVPIATLDTLPSLQESKTLNIDEEDVIFYCCFVDWYNYLKQRRQMDQPLHEFQVIHVM; encoded by the exons atgtccgATAAAATCATGAACGAAGCTGACACTGTGGAGAAACTTCGTGAAATGGCAAAAATCGCTAGtatttatcatagaaatagaacgaaattgGTACGAAATAGAAATCTTTCTCACGTGGTTCATGCTGGCTTGCATCTTTTCCAATTT ATTATCAGTCTTGTGTTGATACTCTTCCATCACATCCATCATTATGTAAACAGGCAACGTCGAAAGGAAGACGAGTCCGTACCCTATTTGCCTGAAGAgacaaatgtaatttttttaatctatcCATTGTGCATGCTTGCGAGCCTAACATTCGCAGCTATATGGATTTCCACAGATATTTTCAGGAGAAATCCAAAAATC GTTCTTATTGGATGCTTTGTAGCAGCTTCTTTAATGTTTATAATCGGAATAGTCGAAATGAAGCACGCAGATTGGTATCTCGATCTAACTGAAATCAACGACGACGAACTGTTGGTACACCCAATTTTTATTCACAACTTCATCATGTGCTTGATATCGATTTTCTGTATGAGCATCTACCTTATACAAGGTTGGATTTTGTTAGATTATTATCAGTGG ATAAGAAAACAAAGTGGAGTTAGTGATCTTCAGTATACTGACTCTGAGACGGGCACCGATGCGATACAAGGTCTTAGTAGACAAgatgaaatacataaaacagtGTACCATGAAGCACCTGGCAAGCTGGTTCCGATTGCTACGTTAGATACGCTTCCTTCCTTACAAGAATCGAAGACATTG AATATAGATGAAGAAGATGTTATTTTTTACTGCTGCTTCGTCGATTGGTATAATTACCTCAAACAGAGAAGACAAATGGATCAACCACTGCATGAATTTCAAGTAATTCACGTCATGTAA
- the LOC122572715 gene encoding uncharacterized protein LOC122572715, with protein MAFNKMTIIKLLQLIMVCILIGLHYHSFSDGGRNSAMITVGTFGGYLIILAGVFFGIIMGCGMDRRLDMFYSAAGFILFIIAGALILDHFSNSVYRGSFRDTGLAKGCISIAEGVLFLVDAILVFRGEA; from the exons ATGGCGTTCAACAAGATGACTATCATCAAACTGTTACAGTTG ATAATGGTATGCATCCTCATAGGGTTGCATTATCACTCTTTCAGTGATGGTGGCCGAAACAGTGCGATGATTACGGTGGGCACTTTCGGtggatatttaattatcctGGCTGGAGTATTCTTTGGAATTATTATGGGATGTGGCATGGATCGACGTCTA GACATGTTTTACTCAGCGGCCGGTTTCATCCTGTTCATCATCGCCGGTGCTTTGATCCTTGACCACTTCTCAAATTCGGTTTATCGTGGTTCTTTCCGCGATACTGGACTCGCTAAAGGCTGTATCAGCATCGCCGAGGGAGTTTTATTTTTGGTGGATGCGATACTCGTGTTTCGAGGAGAAGCctaa